In Methanobacterium paludis, the following proteins share a genomic window:
- a CDS encoding DUF2769 domain-containing protein: MGKVDYTLENMLKCTCGKCPVQSYNACFKERTGKIQKMEAKGVDTVSLLEPEEFPWLYCATCKATCSNFSFEEECVCKDCDVWKENDLKENNPTKYYCRDGKAR; encoded by the coding sequence ATGGGAAAAGTTGACTATACCCTTGAAAATATGTTAAAATGCACCTGTGGTAAATGTCCTGTTCAATCATATAATGCTTGTTTTAAGGAAAGAACGGGAAAAATACAGAAAATGGAAGCAAAGGGTGTAGACACAGTTTCCCTGTTAGAACCTGAAGAGTTCCCATGGCTTTACTGTGCCACATGCAAGGCAACTTGTAGTAATTTCAGTTTTGAAGAAGAATGTGTGTGCAAAGACTGTGATGTCTGGAAGGAAAATGATCTAAAAGAGAACAACCCCACCAAATATTACTGCAGAGATGGAAAAGCCAGATAA
- the polX gene encoding DNA polymerase/3'-5' exonuclease PolX — MKNRKVATILNRIADLLEMDGVDFRTKAYRRAAHTVEFLSRDIQDVRNEGKLEELPGIGKNLSKKIEEIIDTGSLEYYENLKKEFPVDFEALVAIEGLGPKSIKLLYDELGIKNLEDLEKAAKRHRIRRLKGMGDKKEHQIIENLKFARKTTGRTLLGQILPLAEGIKKELEKSDVSDVEIAGSIRRMQETVGDIDILVVTDKPKQVMDYFTSMDEVGKIIVKGLLKSTIRLKNGVQVDIRVFNEDSFGSALLYFTGSKETNIDMRKIAIRNGLKLNEYGVYMDEKQIAGKTEEEVFRKLGMQYIEPELRENRGEIEAALKGKLPKLVEYNEIMGDLQIHTKWSDGDASIQDMAQKTGKLGYEYIAVTDHTGSLKIAGGMDENGIKRQIKEIDKLNQNLDEIIVLKGVEVNIDSEGRLDVSNELLENMDIVVAALHSGFRQSREKLTGRIVSAMENEHVNIIAHPTGRKIHYRMAYELDLEKIFEVSKETGTFLEVNSQPNRLDLKDINIKRAIEEGCKLVINTDAHNLDQLSYMKLGTSTARRGWAESKDIINTLPLKKLEKLLS; from the coding sequence ATGAAAAACAGAAAAGTTGCAACCATTCTCAACAGAATAGCTGATTTATTGGAGATGGACGGTGTGGACTTCAGAACAAAGGCTTATAGAAGAGCAGCTCATACTGTGGAATTTTTATCACGGGATATACAAGACGTTCGAAATGAAGGAAAGCTTGAGGAACTCCCTGGAATTGGAAAGAACTTATCAAAGAAGATTGAAGAGATAATCGATACAGGATCACTTGAATACTACGAAAATCTTAAAAAAGAGTTTCCTGTTGACTTTGAAGCCCTGGTTGCCATTGAAGGTTTGGGGCCAAAAAGCATCAAACTACTTTACGATGAGCTTGGAATAAAAAACCTGGAAGACCTTGAAAAGGCAGCAAAAAGACATAGAATCAGAAGATTAAAGGGTATGGGGGATAAAAAGGAACACCAGATAATTGAAAACTTGAAATTTGCAAGGAAAACCACAGGTAGGACGCTCCTAGGCCAGATCCTTCCCCTGGCAGAAGGTATTAAAAAAGAACTTGAAAAATCTGATGTTTCTGATGTTGAAATTGCAGGATCAATAAGAAGGATGCAGGAAACTGTCGGAGATATAGACATACTCGTTGTAACTGACAAACCAAAGCAAGTCATGGATTATTTCACCAGTATGGATGAGGTCGGGAAAATCATTGTTAAGGGACTCTTAAAATCCACAATACGACTTAAAAATGGAGTTCAAGTCGACATCAGGGTGTTCAATGAAGATTCATTCGGTTCTGCACTCCTCTACTTTACAGGTTCCAAGGAAACCAACATTGATATGAGAAAGATCGCAATTCGTAATGGCCTCAAACTCAACGAATACGGAGTTTACATGGATGAAAAGCAGATTGCAGGTAAAACAGAAGAGGAAGTTTTCCGAAAGCTGGGAATGCAGTATATTGAACCAGAATTAAGGGAGAACAGAGGCGAAATAGAAGCAGCACTTAAGGGTAAGCTTCCAAAACTTGTTGAATACAACGAGATAATGGGAGACCTGCAGATACATACCAAGTGGAGTGATGGAGATGCCTCAATTCAGGATATGGCCCAGAAAACGGGAAAACTTGGCTATGAGTACATTGCGGTAACTGATCATACGGGCAGCCTTAAAATAGCCGGTGGAATGGATGAAAATGGTATAAAAAGACAGATTAAAGAGATAGATAAATTAAACCAGAATCTGGATGAAATAATAGTTCTCAAGGGTGTTGAGGTGAACATAGATTCAGAAGGTAGGTTGGATGTGAGTAACGAACTTTTGGAAAACATGGACATCGTTGTTGCGGCTCTTCACTCTGGCTTCAGGCAGAGCAGAGAAAAATTAACAGGTAGAATAGTAAGTGCCATGGAAAATGAACATGTGAACATAATAGCACACCCCACCGGCCGGAAAATTCATTATAGAATGGCTTACGAACTTGACCTTGAAAAAATATTTGAGGTGTCAAAGGAGACTGGAACATTTCTTGAGGTGAACTCCCAACCCAACAGGCTGGATCTGAAAGACATAAACATCAAAAGAGCCATTGAAGAGGGTTGTAAACTTGTAATAAATACAGATGCCCATAACCTGGACCAGCTCAGTTACATGAAACTTGGAACATCAACTGCAAGGCGTGGCTGGGCAGAATCAAAGGATATAATCAACACTTTGCCTCTTAAAAAGCTTGAAAAACTTTTAAGTTAA
- a CDS encoding PsbP-related protein has protein sequence MRKYYIFAIALVALVVFVSGCAYQNTNQTSQIPTKTYAAGGVSFEYPDTWNLTSSVNANKTIITISDPEFTGNNGTSGDAAIVVRVAKTGNMTMDSIKSSLLKNLNQTNGTSTTRTVNGITANESTYNTQTNNTTAQIKFVDFEKDNFIYLIMLATVNKDAQSQQKYYDVVINSFKPQ, from the coding sequence GTGAGAAAATATTACATATTTGCAATAGCCCTTGTGGCTCTAGTAGTTTTTGTGTCAGGATGTGCCTACCAAAACACCAACCAAACATCCCAGATACCAACAAAAACATATGCAGCTGGAGGAGTATCCTTTGAATATCCAGATACATGGAATCTTACCAGTTCAGTTAATGCAAACAAAACCATTATAACCATCTCGGATCCAGAATTCACTGGCAACAATGGCACAAGTGGTGATGCTGCCATAGTTGTTAGAGTAGCAAAAACCGGTAATATGACCATGGACAGCATTAAAAGTAGTTTATTAAAAAACTTAAACCAGACTAATGGAACAAGCACAACAAGAACTGTGAATGGTATAACCGCCAATGAAAGTACATATAATACACAAACCAACAATACAACAGCTCAAATCAAATTTGTAGACTTTGAAAAAGACAACTTCATCTACCTTATAATGCTTGCAACAGTTAACAAGGATGCACAGAGTCAGCAAAAGTACTATGATGTGGTAATTAATAGTTTTAAACCTCAGTAA
- a CDS encoding DUF2193 domain-containing protein, giving the protein MSEIYEKMVKEAIAAQKADLETIRKKRGGQFKVTDTKAYLDVVNKMTVADGQSKSVIDLHVDSVNAHYNTLTGLTDTVRPEDDPFVEHYQTPAVLEILYKEDEAFKMSVDKFIDAIGKSEALIGREVVRRYGGFYGPTCVVDFALIPGSTSNVVNQILQNVDIPLEHKQAILSAKSWGMNTSYGIGEVFSDEIEKGATLADALKNEIKMIKHVYENPIDAQTELMAAAGHESFDVNKYMLQYKKKMEKTVKAAMDDGVHYGNIVTVPAYCVGDISHHMAQSTYNMCKDDVILAVIDATTNVMESTLTKAIPKFKNEYEPLALATGSSACSVEYILELDGFNAPMIVDLLTKRFHNYVQQYPTRGAAAELHNCDFMDMIYRGWKHMDKERRMKNGSKGPLEPDVEGFKVNLDPIHKNEVLMNPQRYAYPACAISVRFSALMRLADYPCLLTSEPVTATMMTNIISMHKESPASPARVCKGCASASLVDFRHDYCQWREAV; this is encoded by the coding sequence ATGTCGGAGATATACGAAAAAATGGTAAAAGAGGCCATTGCGGCCCAAAAAGCAGATTTAGAGACCATTAGAAAAAAAAGAGGGGGACAATTCAAAGTAACGGATACCAAGGCGTACCTTGATGTTGTAAATAAAATGACGGTTGCGGATGGTCAAAGCAAGTCTGTAATAGATCTTCACGTTGATTCAGTAAATGCACATTATAACACACTCACCGGACTCACAGATACGGTCAGACCCGAAGACGACCCATTTGTGGAACACTACCAAACTCCTGCAGTACTTGAAATACTCTACAAGGAAGATGAAGCTTTTAAAATGAGTGTAGATAAATTTATAGATGCCATAGGCAAATCTGAAGCATTGATAGGTCGTGAGGTTGTAAGGAGGTACGGGGGTTTTTACGGCCCAACGTGTGTGGTTGATTTTGCCTTAATACCTGGAAGTACAAGCAACGTTGTAAACCAGATACTCCAGAATGTGGACATTCCATTAGAACACAAACAGGCAATACTTTCGGCAAAATCATGGGGTATGAACACATCCTATGGAATAGGGGAGGTTTTTTCAGATGAAATAGAAAAGGGTGCAACACTTGCTGATGCCCTTAAAAATGAAATTAAAATGATAAAACATGTATATGAAAATCCAATCGATGCTCAAACGGAACTAATGGCTGCTGCAGGTCATGAATCATTTGATGTCAATAAATACATGCTTCAATACAAAAAAAAGATGGAAAAAACTGTTAAAGCAGCTATGGACGATGGAGTCCACTATGGAAACATTGTAACGGTTCCAGCATACTGTGTTGGTGATATATCACACCATATGGCCCAGTCAACCTACAACATGTGTAAAGATGATGTGATACTGGCTGTGATCGACGCCACAACCAATGTTATGGAGTCAACACTTACCAAAGCAATTCCAAAATTCAAAAACGAATACGAACCATTAGCCCTTGCAACAGGTTCATCGGCATGCTCAGTTGAATACATACTTGAATTGGATGGCTTCAACGCACCCATGATAGTTGACTTACTGACCAAAAGGTTCCATAACTACGTACAGCAGTACCCAACACGTGGGGCAGCAGCAGAACTTCACAACTGTGATTTCATGGACATGATCTACAGGGGCTGGAAGCACATGGACAAGGAAAGAAGAATGAAAAACGGTTCAAAAGGACCATTAGAACCTGATGTTGAGGGATTCAAAGTAAACCTTGATCCTATTCATAAAAATGAGGTTTTAATGAATCCTCAGCGCTACGCATACCCTGCCTGTGCAATTTCCGTGAGGTTCTCAGCACTTATGAGACTGGCTGATTACCCATGTTTACTCACAAGCGAACCTGTAACAGCAACCATGATGACCAACATAATTTCAATGCACAAGGAAAGTCCTGCATCCCCTGCAAGAGTCTGTAAAGGATGTGCTTCAGCATCGCTTGTGGACTTTAGACATGATTACTGCCAGTGGAGAGAAGCAGTATAA
- a CDS encoding ribonuclease H-like domain-containing protein, with translation MSFYDDEDAGKLKEKLLKKHEGVSVEDFFKGEEFETKYGPCYKITDHTKLKLNTINKTKAKKELLTDLKLLKGIGESKEKNLRKNGYDTIQDLTEHPRFCDEASQFLEIIDGCDSSKISEWICRWYPKSHPLMLCSSGFREIENFLFMDIETLGLKDVPLILIGVAEITGEDVEVNQYLLRDLHEENAVLEAFLAHLNDESVYVTFNGQTFDVPYIKDRLIYYGIKQNIRKPHLDLMHFSRRAWGDELPNCRLQTLEKHLFGMEREGDVPSSQVPDFYKTYMKTGNIGPLVPIIEHNREDVVTLAKLLSRLNDEVES, from the coding sequence ATGTCATTTTACGATGATGAAGATGCAGGAAAATTAAAGGAAAAACTCTTGAAAAAACATGAAGGAGTCTCTGTTGAAGATTTTTTCAAAGGTGAAGAGTTTGAAACTAAATATGGACCTTGCTATAAAATCACAGACCATACAAAATTAAAGTTAAACACGATAAATAAAACTAAAGCTAAAAAAGAATTATTAACTGATTTAAAATTGTTAAAGGGTATTGGAGAATCAAAAGAGAAAAATTTAAGGAAAAATGGGTATGATACAATCCAGGACCTTACAGAACATCCCAGATTCTGTGATGAGGCTTCCCAATTTTTAGAAATCATTGATGGATGTGATTCTTCAAAGATATCAGAATGGATATGTCGCTGGTATCCCAAATCCCATCCTCTCATGCTCTGTTCATCTGGTTTTCGTGAAATTGAAAACTTCCTTTTTATGGATATAGAAACCCTGGGACTTAAAGACGTGCCTCTGATATTAATAGGTGTTGCAGAAATCACTGGTGAAGATGTAGAGGTAAACCAGTATCTTTTAAGGGATTTACACGAAGAAAATGCGGTTCTTGAAGCGTTTCTGGCACATCTAAACGATGAAAGTGTTTATGTAACATTCAACGGTCAGACTTTTGATGTTCCCTACATCAAAGACAGGTTAATATATTACGGTATTAAGCAAAACATCCGAAAACCCCATTTAGATCTTATGCATTTTTCAAGGCGTGCATGGGGTGATGAACTGCCTAATTGCAGGCTTCAAACACTTGAAAAACATCTTTTTGGAATGGAACGTGAAGGAGATGTGCCAAGTAGCCAGGTACCTGATTTCTATAAAACCTACATGAAAACTGGTAATATAGGGCCTTTGGTCCCAATAATAGAGCACAACAGGGAAGATGTTGTAACGCTAGCTAAACTTCTATCCCGACTTAATGATGAGGTTGAGAGTTAA
- a CDS encoding isochorismatase family protein yields MTDKNSVLVLVDYQPTMIKSIASRDKTMIKSAVICAAKAARILKVPVVLSFINPQYNGDVFPEITTLFQDQEVFAREVPSFDAFEDEKTWNAVKKTGRKKIVVSGLWTSMCFTYTALHGLKEGYEVYGLIDAAGDSTPDAHKYGVKRMLQAGVVPITLESLVSEWMHDWDNPKSAELLEEVYSKYGAMIGLQ; encoded by the coding sequence TTGACAGATAAAAATAGCGTTCTGGTTTTAGTGGACTATCAACCCACAATGATTAAAAGTATTGCATCGAGGGATAAAACCATGATTAAGAGCGCTGTTATCTGCGCAGCTAAAGCTGCAAGGATCCTGAAAGTCCCTGTTGTTCTATCCTTCATCAATCCTCAATATAACGGGGACGTTTTTCCAGAAATTACTACACTATTCCAAGATCAGGAAGTATTCGCACGGGAAGTACCGAGTTTCGATGCATTTGAAGATGAGAAAACCTGGAACGCAGTTAAAAAAACAGGAAGAAAAAAGATAGTTGTTTCAGGATTGTGGACCAGTATGTGCTTTACCTACACAGCACTCCACGGCTTGAAAGAGGGATACGAAGTTTACGGATTAATTGACGCTGCTGGTGATTCCACTCCAGATGCACATAAATACGGTGTCAAAAGAATGCTGCAGGCTGGAGTTGTTCCAATTACCCTTGAGTCACTGGTTTCAGAATGGATGCATGACTGGGACAATCCAAAATCTGCTGAGCTTCTCGAAGAAGTGTACTCAAAGTACGGTGCAATGATCGGACTTCAGTAA
- a CDS encoding DUF2180 family protein: protein MKCYVCAKEGKDTDAVAVCIVCGMGLCMDHVIREDIDVWEGGYPFPAEKMRKVLPRILCPECSAAMRGD from the coding sequence ATGAAATGTTACGTCTGCGCAAAGGAAGGTAAAGATACAGATGCCGTTGCCGTTTGCATAGTGTGCGGTATGGGTCTCTGCATGGATCATGTAATAAGAGAGGATATTGATGTTTGGGAAGGAGGATACCCATTCCCCGCTGAGAAGATGAGAAAAGTTCTTCCAAGGATTTTATGCCCGGAATGTTCAGCTGCAATGCGTGGTGATTAA
- a CDS encoding MIP/aquaporin family protein, protein MAELSGFKNLSKRCLAEFIGTFFLVFIGAGAAAITLMITKGTLPPNSFNIGIGALGGLGDWFAIGMAFGLAISAVIYALGNISGAHINPAVTIGLWAVKKFPGRDVVPYIISQLAGASVASLLFAAVVGMGAVTIGGLGATAPFPGIGYIQAIVAEAIGTFLLMLAIMGVAVDKRATPGFAGLIIGLTVAGIITTLGNITGASINPARTFGPYLGDILLGGSNLWVYFPIYVIGPIVGAVLAAFAYKFMAGNEL, encoded by the coding sequence ATGGCCGAACTTTCCGGCTTTAAAAATCTTTCCAAGAGGTGCCTTGCAGAATTTATTGGCACATTTTTCCTGGTTTTTATAGGGGCTGGAGCTGCGGCCATAACCCTTATGATAACCAAAGGTACCTTACCTCCAAACAGTTTCAATATTGGCATAGGTGCCCTTGGAGGTCTTGGGGACTGGTTTGCAATAGGTATGGCATTTGGTCTTGCAATCTCGGCTGTGATATATGCATTGGGTAACATATCCGGTGCCCATATAAACCCTGCAGTCACAATAGGTCTCTGGGCTGTTAAAAAGTTCCCTGGAAGAGATGTTGTTCCTTACATAATATCCCAGCTTGCAGGAGCATCTGTTGCCAGTTTATTATTCGCTGCTGTGGTTGGTATGGGTGCTGTAACCATTGGTGGACTTGGTGCAACTGCTCCATTCCCTGGAATTGGATATATTCAAGCTATAGTTGCCGAAGCCATTGGAACATTCCTATTGATGCTTGCCATAATGGGTGTTGCAGTTGACAAAAGGGCAACTCCAGGTTTTGCGGGCCTAATTATAGGTCTTACAGTTGCAGGGATAATTACGACTTTGGGTAATATAACTGGAGCTTCAATAAACCCTGCAAGGACATTTGGACCTTATCTGGGCGATATTTTATTGGGTGGAAGCAATCTCTGGGTCTATTTCCCTATATATGTAATTGGACCAATTGTGGGGGCTGTTCTAGCAGCATTTGCCTATAAATTCATGGCCGGTAATGAGTTGTAG
- a CDS encoding UbiA family prenyltransferase: protein MNEHINVQNDFSRHLSQLQDEIVYGGYLAALCSPAFVFSVSVLANIKVGLPILVIAYLIPLMVYSYDYYRDMDKDMATNSERAAYFNKKAKIYPFIMASYAVLLVSLLILFSNYELILFILVTVLVGMLYTFGLKGITKKVPGFKNIYTALTWAIAGTFFIPLYYSMNLNLAFMLIFLFIFLKCLPNIIFFDIKDIEGDKKEGLKTVPVLIGKENTLNLLRGMNIIAFLPLFAGVYLHLIPAFTLVMLVFLAYSFHYMKKASNANADEMSLISQTLADAEFILWPLVLFAASMIPTILTL from the coding sequence ATGAATGAGCATATTAATGTACAGAATGATTTCTCCAGACATTTATCCCAGTTGCAGGACGAAATAGTTTATGGCGGATATTTAGCTGCGCTTTGCAGCCCGGCATTTGTTTTTTCTGTATCCGTACTTGCAAACATCAAAGTTGGCTTACCCATACTGGTCATAGCGTACCTGATTCCATTAATGGTTTACAGCTATGATTATTATAGAGATATGGATAAAGACATGGCCACAAATTCTGAAAGAGCCGCTTATTTTAATAAAAAGGCGAAGATATATCCTTTTATCATGGCATCATACGCGGTACTCCTTGTATCACTTTTGATTCTTTTCTCAAACTACGAACTGATACTTTTCATTCTGGTAACAGTTTTGGTGGGTATGCTTTACACTTTCGGGTTAAAGGGTATTACAAAGAAGGTTCCGGGTTTTAAAAATATTTATACCGCATTAACATGGGCAATTGCAGGAACATTTTTCATTCCACTGTATTATTCTATGAACTTGAACCTTGCATTTATGTTGATATTTCTTTTTATATTCCTGAAATGTCTGCCGAACATCATATTCTTTGATATCAAAGATATAGAAGGAGATAAAAAAGAAGGGTTGAAAACAGTGCCTGTACTTATTGGAAAAGAAAATACTTTGAACTTACTGCGTGGAATGAACATAATAGCATTTTTACCATTATTTGCAGGCGTTTACCTCCATCTGATTCCTGCTTTCACCTTGGTTATGCTGGTATTTTTAGCATACAGCTTCCATTATATGAAAAAAGCCTCAAACGCCAATGCAGATGAGATGAGTTTAATATCTCAAACCCTTGCAGATGCAGAGTTCATATTGTGGCCACTTGTATTATTTGCAGCCAGTATGATTCCGACGATCCTTACTTTATAA